In the Leptospiraceae bacterium genome, one interval contains:
- a CDS encoding MotA/TolQ/ExbB proton channel family protein, with protein METLVDLGEITVFIVMLIASIVAVAVGIERTIVFKRNTKGSDSILKDVIPKIRSKDIQGAEEIVKASSHNVYSRFTEFSLEHYKTGHDGLSELMTGKMIEEKISLEKRLPILNTLGNNAPFIGLLGTVFGVIKAFHGLGTMGNAGSEVVMRSISTALLATAAGLFVAIPVVMVNNYFSRKVKVILQTLEILSNEFLASHSNSKKRG; from the coding sequence ATGGAAACTTTAGTTGATTTAGGGGAGATAACGGTATTTATAGTGATGCTTATTGCAAGTATTGTTGCAGTTGCGGTAGGTATAGAAAGAACTATTGTATTTAAAAGAAATACTAAGGGAAGCGACTCTATCTTAAAAGATGTAATCCCGAAAATCAGGAGTAAGGATATACAAGGTGCAGAAGAAATTGTGAAGGCATCGTCGCATAACGTCTATTCCAGATTTACAGAATTCTCTTTAGAGCATTACAAAACTGGGCACGATGGATTATCCGAGCTAATGACCGGTAAGATGATCGAGGAAAAAATCAGCTTAGAAAAAAGACTGCCTATTCTAAACACTCTTGGAAATAACGCTCCCTTTATTGGGCTGTTAGGAACAGTGTTTGGAGTAATTAAAGCATTTCACGGACTCGGCACAATGGGAAATGCTGGGTCAGAGGTAGTGATGAGAAGTATTTCTACGGCTTTACTTGCGACTGCAGCAGGTCTATTCGTTGCTATACCTGTAGTGATGGTGAATAATTATTTTTCCAGAAAAGTGAAAGTGATTTTACAAACCTTAGAAATTCTCTCTAACGAATTTTTAGCAAGTCATTCCAATTCAAAAAAAAGAGGGTAG
- a CDS encoding biopolymer transporter ExbD, translating into MAMQSGSDEEEIGNINITPMVDIILVLLVIFMVTANFLKKESININLPKVGASDPNVAQSVQVALTKDGKILLEGQEVNEQKLMSTLTRDSKYRPNMRVTLSADERLSYGTIAKLMGVIRKSGVNRIALSVKK; encoded by the coding sequence ATGGCAATGCAATCAGGTTCAGACGAAGAAGAAATCGGCAATATCAATATCACCCCGATGGTGGACATCATCTTGGTGTTACTCGTAATCTTTATGGTGACAGCCAATTTTCTGAAAAAGGAATCTATCAACATCAATCTTCCCAAAGTAGGTGCATCCGATCCTAATGTGGCACAATCCGTACAAGTGGCACTAACCAAAGACGGAAAGATTCTTCTTGAAGGACAAGAGGTAAACGAACAAAAACTTATGTCCACTCTAACCAGAGACTCAAAGTACAGACCCAATATGAGGGTAACTCTTTCGGCAGACGAAAGACTTAGCTATGGCACAATTGCAAAGCTAATGGGAGTAATCAGAAAATCAGGAGTTAATAGAATCGCTCTATCAGTAAAAAAATGA
- a CDS encoding energy transducer TonB, with the protein MRTMHIANDKIHLILQLIKKTDLFKLCIFLSLFLHLSGFLAYYIATLPVDISSDDLKIENIEVDFNEIPPELIGGKSSPAPVEKQEWVEGKNKNADDPSDEDINPNAVSGNGTDKDGYLFSYNGDKQPTPIIDFDLKQFFPAQAKAANITSKTVVVLIQVEEDGKLTSAKIVSGKAGYGFDEAAIKIVNMARFSPGYLGGKPVKMSHRLPISFVLDD; encoded by the coding sequence ATGAGAACGATGCATATAGCAAACGATAAAATTCATCTTATATTGCAGTTAATAAAAAAAACAGATCTATTTAAGTTATGTATTTTTCTTTCCCTGTTTTTACACCTATCTGGATTTTTGGCGTATTATATTGCTACCTTGCCTGTAGATATAAGCTCTGACGATTTAAAAATCGAAAACATAGAGGTTGATTTTAATGAGATCCCTCCTGAATTGATTGGAGGCAAGTCCAGTCCGGCACCTGTAGAAAAACAAGAGTGGGTAGAAGGAAAAAATAAAAACGCAGACGACCCAAGCGACGAAGATATAAATCCAAACGCAGTTTCAGGAAATGGTACGGATAAAGACGGGTATTTATTTTCTTATAATGGAGACAAACAACCGACCCCGATAATAGATTTTGATTTGAAACAATTTTTTCCGGCACAAGCCAAGGCAGCCAACATTACAAGTAAGACTGTAGTCGTTCTGATCCAAGTAGAAGAAGATGGAAAGTTAACTAGTGCTAAAATTGTATCTGGAAAAGCAGGTTACGGATTTGACGAGGCTGCAATAAAAATTGTAAACATGGCGAGATTTTCACCCGGATACTTGGGAGGAAAGCCCGTCAAGATGAGTCACAGACTCCCGATTAGTTTTGTATTGGATGATTGA
- a CDS encoding diguanylate cyclase — MRSGTIIEKRDFGNVTLNISYFKDEKNPQIQLKRQSDSDTNLTSGTMEKEIINILDEDANNEDFIIQKLQTLSEENSERKIYTELFKVLVSIEMDSEEIAKNLWNQIIEYKNSCSKLLGTPFSFRAAMLNYFITENKKLANPKIIEIKIYEKTLKSALIDALTGVYNRRYYEEIIQNEINRARRRKGVISLCVLDIDNFKYFNDTYGHVEGDNVLKSAASIVKKNLRREDIVCRYGGEEFVVIMPDSNSENSYIVMHRIKEELKKENFHGESVSFSCGISEYPKDTESKDELFIKADKAMYLSKANGKDQICIYGNDRRNKIRIEVNWNISYSVLGSTESPALPEEEFHLCQTFDVSLDGLCFVTNSQHKVDDVLNIVFHDRNSLNFQNKTARVVWVKPTEDGKNKIGLKFT, encoded by the coding sequence GTGCGTTCGGGTACAATTATAGAAAAAAGAGATTTCGGAAATGTTACCTTGAATATCTCATATTTCAAAGATGAAAAAAATCCTCAAATTCAATTAAAAAGGCAGTCGGACTCTGATACAAACTTAACTTCGGGTACTATGGAAAAAGAAATCATAAATATATTAGACGAAGACGCAAATAACGAAGATTTTATTATCCAAAAATTGCAAACACTGAGTGAGGAAAACTCAGAAAGGAAAATCTATACAGAACTATTTAAAGTACTAGTAAGCATTGAAATGGATTCGGAAGAAATCGCAAAAAATCTCTGGAATCAAATCATAGAATACAAAAACTCTTGTTCTAAACTACTCGGTACTCCTTTCAGTTTTCGGGCAGCTATGTTGAATTATTTTATTACTGAAAATAAAAAGTTAGCAAATCCAAAAATTATTGAAATAAAAATTTACGAAAAAACTCTAAAAAGTGCTCTGATAGATGCACTGACCGGAGTTTACAACAGAAGATACTACGAAGAAATAATTCAAAATGAAATCAATCGTGCCAGAAGAAGAAAAGGAGTGATTTCACTTTGCGTGCTCGACATAGACAATTTTAAATATTTTAATGATACTTATGGACATGTAGAAGGTGACAATGTTTTAAAATCTGCAGCTTCTATCGTTAAAAAAAATCTTCGTAGAGAAGATATTGTTTGCAGATATGGTGGAGAAGAGTTTGTAGTCATCATGCCTGATTCCAATTCTGAAAATTCTTATATAGTAATGCACAGAATTAAAGAAGAATTAAAAAAAGAAAACTTCCACGGAGAGTCTGTTTCATTTAGTTGCGGAATTTCAGAATACCCAAAGGACACAGAAAGCAAAGATGAGCTTTTTATAAAAGCTGATAAAGCAATGTATCTCTCCAAAGCCAATGGGAAAGATCAGATTTGTATTTACGGAAATGACAGAAGAAATAAAATTCGGATCGAAGTGAATTGGAATATTTCCTATTCTGTTTTAGGTAGCACTGAAAGCCCTGCCTTGCCAGAAGAAGAATTCCATCTATGCCAGACATTTGACGTTAGTTTAGACGGGCTTTGTTTTGTTACAAACTCACAACATAAGGTGGACGATGTTTTGAATATTGTTTTTCATGATAGAAATAGTTTGAATTTTCAAAACAAAACAGCCAGAGTTGTTTGGGTTAAGCCAACTGAAGACGGAAAAAATAAAATTGGATTGAAGTTTACTTAA
- a CDS encoding C39 family peptidase: MKPDSPELVASLKEANPNRARHRNLSSKLDLTELMPPVGNQGSQGSCVAWSTAYAAKSYQEYLERKDKVSSWKLITDKQTPNYNAIFSPAFIYNQINGGKDDGSAISDAMSLIVDKGAATWDKMPYNEKDFKTQPTIEILKSASQYKAKEFMKVRYNEPDEIKAQLAKGRPVVVGVIIYENFYNLKGKDVYNKSGGAALGGHAITIVGYDDSNQTFKFINSWSQYWGDKGYGYIDYKWLARVCQAAYVMVDEIDPNIASDSSSEKTPDSTSQNEKPGQEDEPQELSAPEEIQATNGIYSQKIVLTWSGVKGAVGYEIHRQGAGDSKYTKIGLSHTTNFEDTGVNNDISYNYKIASIGEYKISEPSEGYAVGYAKETKSDIPPKIVGLFATDAKFHDRIVLEWEPLENVTGYQIFKWNSSSKSYKSIGKTNKTYFEDTSAKKNGGSETYTVAGLNNNKTGILSDAAVGKTSIARKPAPPEKLQASRGIYKDKVVLQWQKVNSASQYIVYRYIYGKNKWERLNSVTNEMFEDTKASNKKTYYSVAAISKEGLWSNFSRYALGFTDPKSKRAGLKLEPPKDLQANLDKKTKTVKLTWKGVDKSNEYSVWQKKQGESGWSPFKTLTNKETSVSFSLPEENTLFLYTVTSKPELGEESEKSNLVSAVYSTPKQHARKRAFGGDSKLEKFKGTWTAMQWDGKSQVKNVIIEIEPIDDNTAYNIKVDKKKVFSGKYIQDSPVLDINGKLKVTLSSNEDSLTVDMQDKSIVNGKGELSFLKE, translated from the coding sequence TTGAAACCAGATTCCCCGGAGCTTGTAGCCTCATTAAAAGAAGCCAATCCAAATAGGGCAAGGCATAGAAATCTTTCTTCAAAATTAGATTTAACCGAGTTAATGCCCCCAGTAGGGAATCAAGGCTCTCAAGGAAGTTGTGTTGCTTGGTCAACTGCCTATGCAGCTAAATCTTATCAAGAGTACCTTGAAAGAAAAGATAAAGTTTCTTCGTGGAAACTTATTACTGACAAGCAAACTCCAAACTACAATGCAATTTTTTCACCTGCATTTATCTACAACCAAATCAATGGTGGGAAAGACGATGGCTCTGCTATTTCTGATGCAATGAGTTTAATAGTTGATAAAGGTGCCGCCACTTGGGATAAAATGCCCTACAATGAAAAAGATTTCAAAACTCAACCAACTATTGAGATTCTAAAAAGTGCAAGTCAATACAAAGCCAAAGAATTTATGAAGGTAAGATACAACGAACCGGATGAGATCAAAGCTCAACTTGCAAAAGGAAGGCCAGTTGTAGTTGGAGTAATAATTTATGAAAATTTTTACAACTTAAAAGGAAAGGACGTTTACAACAAATCAGGCGGGGCTGCACTTGGAGGTCATGCAATCACTATAGTCGGTTATGACGACTCCAACCAAACTTTTAAATTTATCAATTCTTGGTCACAGTATTGGGGAGACAAAGGATATGGTTATATAGACTATAAGTGGCTTGCCAGAGTTTGTCAGGCGGCTTATGTGATGGTAGATGAAATTGATCCGAACATCGCCTCTGATTCTTCATCTGAAAAAACTCCAGATTCTACTTCACAAAACGAAAAACCTGGTCAAGAAGATGAACCCCAAGAATTATCGGCTCCGGAGGAAATTCAAGCTACAAATGGTATATATTCTCAAAAAATTGTACTAACTTGGAGTGGGGTAAAAGGTGCAGTAGGGTATGAAATCCACAGACAAGGTGCTGGAGATTCCAAATACACAAAAATAGGGCTATCTCATACTACCAATTTTGAAGATACAGGAGTGAATAATGATATTTCTTATAATTACAAAATTGCCTCTATTGGAGAATATAAGATTTCAGAGCCAAGCGAAGGATACGCGGTAGGGTATGCGAAAGAAACAAAATCCGACATTCCTCCAAAAATTGTTGGACTTTTTGCAACTGACGCAAAATTCCACGATAGGATTGTTTTAGAATGGGAGCCATTAGAAAATGTGACAGGATATCAAATATTCAAATGGAACTCCTCTTCAAAATCGTATAAGTCAATAGGTAAGACAAATAAAACGTATTTTGAAGATACCTCTGCTAAAAAAAATGGGGGGAGCGAAACTTATACAGTTGCCGGGTTAAACAATAATAAAACTGGAATTCTATCCGATGCAGCCGTAGGAAAAACTTCTATTGCAAGAAAACCAGCACCACCTGAAAAATTGCAAGCCTCAAGAGGAATCTATAAAGACAAAGTGGTTTTACAGTGGCAAAAGGTAAATAGCGCATCTCAGTATATTGTGTATCGCTATATATACGGAAAAAACAAATGGGAAAGATTGAATAGCGTAACCAATGAAATGTTTGAAGATACAAAGGCATCTAACAAAAAAACGTACTACTCTGTTGCCGCTATCAGCAAGGAGGGTTTGTGGAGTAATTTTTCCAGGTATGCCCTTGGTTTCACGGATCCAAAATCAAAACGAGCCGGGTTGAAACTTGAGCCTCCAAAAGATCTGCAAGCAAACTTGGATAAAAAAACAAAAACAGTGAAACTAACATGGAAAGGTGTAGATAAATCTAATGAGTACAGTGTTTGGCAGAAAAAACAAGGTGAGTCTGGTTGGTCCCCGTTTAAAACACTAACCAACAAAGAAACGAGTGTTAGTTTTTCTCTCCCTGAGGAAAATACTCTATTTTTATATACAGTTACATCAAAACCTGAATTGGGTGAAGAAAGCGAAAAATCCAATTTGGTTAGTGCAGTGTATTCTACTCCTAAGCAACACGCAAGAAAAAGGGCATTTGGCGGGGATTCTAAACTTGAAAAATTTAAAGGTACTTGGACTGCAATGCAATGGGATGGAAAATCTCAAGTGAAGAACGTAATCATTGAAATAGAGCCTATTGACGATAACACTGCTTACAATATCAAAGTTGATAAGAAAAAGGTCTTTTCAGGAAAATATATTCAGGACTCTCCTGTTTTAGATATTAATGGAAAATTAAAAGTTACACTTTCTTCAAATGAGGATTCACTAACTGTAGATATGCAGGATAAGTCTATTGTAAACGGGAAAGGGGAGTTGTCTTTTCTAAAAGAATAA